Proteins from one Nicotiana tabacum cultivar K326 chromosome 23, ASM71507v2, whole genome shotgun sequence genomic window:
- the LOC107829216 gene encoding 1-aminocyclopropane-1-carboxylate synthase-like, producing the protein MVFISGNVQKQQLLSKIATNDGHGENSAYFDGWKAYENDPFHLSNNPNGVIQMGLAENQLCFDLIQEWVVNNPKASICTTEGAEDFKDIAIFQDYHGLPEFRQAVARFMEKVRGDRVTFDPNRIVMSGGATGAHETLAFCLANPGDAFLVPTPYYPGFDRDLRWRTGVQLFPVVCDSSNDFKVTKKALEAAYEKAQESNINIKGLLINNPSNPLGTLLDSDTLRDIVTFINSKNIHLICDEIYAATVFDQPKFFSVSEIVEEHVGCNKDLIHIVYSLSKDLGFPGFRVGIVYSYNDTVVNIARKMSSFGLVSTQTQHLIASMLSDEIFIEKFIAESSERLGKRHGMFTKGLAQVGISTLKSNAGLFFWMDLRRLLKEPTLESELELWRIIINEVKLNVSPGCSFHCSEPGWFRVCFANMDDETMRTALRRIRNFVLQTKGLNNKAAVKKQCSRSKLQISLSFRRMDDFMNSPVHSPMNSPLVRT; encoded by the exons ATGGTGTTCATTTCAGGCAACGTCCAAAAGCAGCAGCTTCTTTCAAAAATAGCAACAAATGATGGACATGGAGAAAACTCAGCTTATTTTGATGGTTGGAAGGCTTATGAAAATGACCCTTTTCATCTCTCTAACAATCCAAATGGAGTTATTCAGATGGGTCTTGCAGAAAATCAG CTTTGCTTTGATTTAATCCAAGAATGGGTGGTGAATAACCCAAAAGCCTCCATTTGCACAACTGAAGGAGCTGAAGATTTCAAAGATATTGCCATTTTTCAAGACTATCATGGCTTGCCAGAATTTAGACAG GCAGTTGCAAGGTTTATGGAAAAAGTGAGAGGAGACAGAGTCACGTTTGACCCAAATCGCATAGTTATGAGTGGAGGAGCAACTGGAGCTCATGAAACACTGGCTTTTTGTTTGGCCAATCCTGGAGATGCATTTTTGGTTCCTACCCCATATTATCCTGG ATTTGACAGAGATTTAAGGTGGAGAACTGGTGTACAACTTTTTCCAGTTGTTTGTGACAGTTCTAATGATTTCAAGGTCACTAAAAAAGCCTTAGAAGCTGCATATGAAAAAGCTCAAGAATCCAATATTAATATAAAGGGTTTGCTTATAAACAATCCTTCAAATCCACTAGGCACTCTTCTTGACAGTGACACACTGAGAGACATAGTAACATTCATAAATTCGAAAAACATCCACTTAATATGCGACGAAATTTATGCTGCTACGGTCTTTGATCAGCCCAAATTTTTCAGTGTTTCTGAAATAGTTGAAGAACATGTTGGATGCAACAAAGATTTGATCCACATTGTTTATAGCTTGTCGAAAGATTTGGGATTTCCTGGATTCAGAGTCGGAATTGTTTACTCATACAACGATACTGTAGTCAACATTGCAAGAAAAATGTCAAGCTTCGGGCTCGTTTCAACACAGACACAACATTTGATTGCATCAATGTTGTCTGATGAAATTTTCATTGAAAAATTCATTGCTGAGAGTTCTGAAAGACTAGGGAAAAGACACGGGATGTTCACTAAAGGACTAGCACAAGTTGGAATTAGTACATTGAAGAGCAATGCTGGTTTATTCTTTTGGATGGATTTAAGAAGACTACTAAAAGAGCCAACATTAGAATCTGAATTGGAATTGTGgagaattattataaatgaagTGAAGCTTAATGTTTCACCAGGTTGTTCTTTTCATTGTTCTGAACCAGGTTGGTTTAGAGTTTGTTTTGCAAATATGGACGATGAAACAATGAGAACTGCTTTAAGAAGGATAAGGAACTTTGTGCTTCAAACAAAGGGACTTAATAATAAAGCTGCTGTTAAGAAACAATGCAGTAGGAGCAAACTTCAAATCAGCTTATCGTTTCGAAGAATGGATGATTTCATGAATTCACCAGTTCACTCTCCAATGAATTCACCTTTGGTCAGGacttga